Within the Tessaracoccus flavescens genome, the region GATCTTCCTCCGCTCCCGGGTGGGGGCCGTCGCCACGACGAAGGAGGTCTTCGCCAAGCGCGACGACGAGCAGCAGGCCGACAGCTCTCCCGGCGTGTGGCTGCGGGCGGGGCAGACCCTCTCCCCGATGGTCCGCTCCGTCGTGTTCGAGGTGGTCACCCGGATGCTGTTCGGCATCATGATCGTGGTGTCGATCTACCTCCTGCTCGCCGGACACAACTGGCCAGGAGGTGGTTTCGCCGGCGGACTCGTCGCGGGCATGGCCCTGATCATTCGCTACCTCGCCGCGGGCAGGCACGAACTGGACGAGGCCGCCCCGATCGACGCGGGGCGCCTCATGGGCGGCGGCCTGATCCTCGCCCTGATCTCGGCCATCGCTCCGCTGTTCGCCGGGGGGACGATCCTGCAGAGCTTCGACGTCCACCTCCACATCCCGCTGCTCGGTGAGCTCCACGTGGTCAGCTCGACCGTCTTCGATATCGGCGTCTACCTCGTCGTGGTCGGCATGCTGCTCGACGTGGTGCGAAGCCTCGGCTCGGGCATCGACCAGCACGCAAGCGAGGAGATCGCCCCGGTGCCGCTACCCGGCTCGACGAAGGCTCTGCCCGGATACGGAGGCCGCTGATGAGCGCGAACCTGACCCTCGCCGTCGCGGCCGGGCTCCTCGTCGCCTGCGGCGTCTACCTGCTGCTGGAGCGGTCGCTGACCCGCATCCTGCTCGGGGTGCTGCTGACGAGCAATGGCGTCAATCTGCTCTTCCTGATCGCCGCGGGATACCCGGGGACGCCGCCGATCGTCGGCCTGACCGACGAGAAGGTCTCCGATCCGCTCCCCCAGGCGATGGTGCTGACCGCCATCGTGATCACCATGGCCGTTGCGGCCTTCGTCCTCACGCTGGCCTACCGCAGCTTCCAACTGCACGGCCATGACGAGGTCGCAGACGATGTCGAGGACGCCCGCATCCGCGAGCTCGCCGACGCCGACGTGGCCTCCGAGTCCTATGAGGACACGACCTTCTCCGACACCGGCGCGAACGTGGTGAGCGAATGATCAACCTGCTCCCCGTCCCCGTCCTGCTTGCCATCTTCGGCGCGGCGACGACCCTTGTCGTCCCCCGCCGGCCAGGGGTCCAACGCCTGATCTCGGTCGCGTGCCTCTCCGGCATCGTCATCGTCGCCGGGCTGTTCATGTACGCCACAAGCACCACCGGCCCGATGGCGCTCTGGCTCGGCGGCTGGGCCGCACCGCTCGGCATCGCGCTGGTCGTCGACCGGCTGAGCGCCCTGATGCTGCTGGTCGCCTCGACCGTCGCGCTCGCCGTCCTCATCTTCGCCACCGGGCAGGACAAGGACGAGGTCCGCCGCGAGACCCCGGTGTCGATCTTCCACCCGACGTTCCTGCTGCTGGTGGCCGGCGTGTCGAACGCCTTCCTCGCGGGCGACCTGTTCAACCTGTTCGTCGGCTTCGAGATCCTGCTGTTCGCCTCCTACGTGCTGCTGACGCTCGGCGGCACCGCAGACCGGGTGCGCGCAGGCACGACCTATGTCATCGTCTCGCTGCTCAGCTCGTCGCTGTTCCTGATCTCCATCTCGGCGATCTACGCGGCAACGGGCACGGTGAACATGGCTCATCTGTCGGTGCGGCTGCGCGACCTGACCGAACCCGTCCAGCTGCTGCTGGAGGTGCTGCTGCTGGTCACCTTCGCGATCAAGGCGGCGGTGTTCCCGCTGTCGAGCTGGCTGCCCGACTCGTACCCGACAGCGCCGGCGCCGGTCACCGCGGTGTTTGCGGGCCTGCTGACGAAGGTCGGCGTCTACGCGATCATCCGCACCGAGACGATCCTGTTCCCGCTGCACACCCTCGACACCGTCCTGCTCGTGGCCTCCGGGCTGACGATGGTGATCGGCATCCTCGGCGCGCTGGCCCAGGTCGAGATCAAACGAATGCTGTCGTTCACCCTGATCAGCCACATCGGCTACATGGTCTTCGGCATCGCGCTGAACTCGACCGAGGCTCTGGCGGCCACCATCTTCTACACCGCCCACCACATCACCATCCAGGCGACCCTGTTCCTGGTGACCGGCCTGATCGAACGTCGCGGAGGCACGTCGTCGCTCGAGGGGCTCGGCGGGCTGCTGAAGACGGCCCCGCTGCTCGCTTTCTTGTTCTTCGTGCCTGCAATGAACCTCGGCGGCATCCCTCCCTTGTCCGGCTTCATCGGCAAGCTCGGCCTGCTCCAGGCCGGCGCGGGCGTCGGTGGTCCGCTCGTGTGGACCGTGATGGTGGCAGGCGTGTTGACCAGCCTGCTGACGCTGATGGCGATGGCGAAGGTCTGGAACCGCGCGTTCTGGGGCGTCACGC harbors:
- a CDS encoding Na(+)/H(+) antiporter subunit C, which codes for MSANLTLAVAAGLLVACGVYLLLERSLTRILLGVLLTSNGVNLLFLIAAGYPGTPPIVGLTDEKVSDPLPQAMVLTAIVITMAVAAFVLTLAYRSFQLHGHDEVADDVEDARIRELADADVASESYEDTTFSDTGANVVSE
- a CDS encoding Na+/H+ antiporter subunit D, which translates into the protein MINLLPVPVLLAIFGAATTLVVPRRPGVQRLISVACLSGIVIVAGLFMYATSTTGPMALWLGGWAAPLGIALVVDRLSALMLLVASTVALAVLIFATGQDKDEVRRETPVSIFHPTFLLLVAGVSNAFLAGDLFNLFVGFEILLFASYVLLTLGGTADRVRAGTTYVIVSLLSSSLFLISISAIYAATGTVNMAHLSVRLRDLTEPVQLLLEVLLLVTFAIKAAVFPLSSWLPDSYPTAPAPVTAVFAGLLTKVGVYAIIRTETILFPLHTLDTVLLVASGLTMVIGILGALAQVEIKRMLSFTLISHIGYMVFGIALNSTEALAATIFYTAHHITIQATLFLVTGLIERRGGTSSLEGLGGLLKTAPLLAFLFFVPAMNLGGIPPLSGFIGKLGLLQAGAGVGGPLVWTVMVAGVLTSLLTLMAMAKVWNRAFWGVTPSEQRRQEAIAANQDPEDVDGDDPRVMPPLQVGATVGLILFGIALTVFAGPLYEYAHAAAETLRDGTVVSIVLPEGLR